The Blastococcus sp. HT6-4 genome window below encodes:
- a CDS encoding cystathionine gamma-lyase, whose protein sequence is MSENGWGDGTRSVRAGEGPAVPGSPLRPSPVFAAPFHLADQPPRAGGADAYARTEQPTLRAFEDAVGELDGGRCLSFATGMAALTAAVLACTRTGDRVVLPSDGYYTTRLLAAEELARFGIDVEYVPTPEIGRVAAGGGLAGARMVLLETPSNPQLDVCDIAAVAEAAHAAGALVAVDNTTATPLGQRPLALGADLTVGSDTKALTGHSDLLLGHVSMTDDELHARVKGFRDRTGSTPGPFEAWLGHRSMSTLDLRLARQAANAAAVAEVLAGHPAVTNLRWPWRAGDPSSALATRQMLRPNGVLSAELPGEAAVSRLLGASRLWAAATSFGGVHSTIDRRAQWGGDDVPAGFVRLSCGIEDTADLVADLSRALDALG, encoded by the coding sequence GTGAGCGAGAACGGGTGGGGCGACGGGACCCGGTCGGTGCGGGCGGGGGAGGGCCCCGCGGTGCCGGGGTCCCCGCTGCGTCCCTCGCCGGTGTTCGCCGCGCCGTTCCACCTCGCCGACCAGCCGCCGCGAGCCGGTGGCGCCGATGCCTACGCGCGCACCGAGCAGCCCACGCTCCGGGCCTTCGAGGACGCCGTCGGCGAGCTCGACGGCGGGCGCTGCCTGTCCTTCGCCACCGGGATGGCCGCGCTCACCGCCGCCGTCCTCGCTTGCACCCGGACCGGTGACCGCGTCGTCTTGCCCTCGGACGGCTACTACACGACCCGGCTGCTGGCCGCCGAGGAGCTGGCCCGCTTCGGGATCGACGTTGAGTACGTGCCCACGCCGGAGATCGGGCGGGTGGCCGCCGGCGGCGGGCTGGCCGGGGCGCGCATGGTCCTGCTGGAGACGCCGAGCAACCCGCAGCTGGACGTCTGCGACATCGCGGCCGTGGCCGAGGCCGCGCACGCGGCCGGCGCCCTCGTGGCCGTCGACAACACCACCGCGACCCCGCTGGGCCAGCGGCCGCTCGCGCTGGGGGCTGACCTCACCGTGGGCAGCGACACGAAGGCGCTGACGGGGCACAGCGATCTGCTGCTCGGCCACGTGTCCATGACCGACGACGAGCTGCACGCCCGGGTGAAGGGCTTCCGGGACCGCACCGGCAGCACGCCGGGGCCGTTCGAGGCCTGGCTGGGGCACCGATCCATGAGCACCCTGGATCTCCGGCTGGCCCGTCAGGCGGCGAACGCGGCGGCGGTCGCCGAGGTGCTCGCCGGCCACCCCGCCGTCACGAACCTGCGGTGGCCGTGGCGCGCCGGCGACCCGTCGTCGGCGCTGGCCACCCGGCAGATGCTCCGGCCGAACGGGGTCCTGTCCGCCGAGCTGCCCGGCGAGGCCGCCGTCTCCCGGTTGCTGGGGGCGAGCCGGCTGTGGGCGGCGGCGACCAGCTTCGGCGGCGTGCACAGCACGATCGACCGGCGGGCGCAGTGGGGCGGGGACGACGTCCCGGCCGGCTTCGTCCGGCTGTCCTGCGGCATCGAGGACACCGCCGACCTCGTCGCCGACCTATCCCGCGCGCTCGACGCCCTCGGCTGA
- a CDS encoding cytidylate kinase-like family protein, producing the protein MTISAPYGAAGAEIAPAVAERLRLPFHDRAIPAQVAGRLGVPVAEAEANDETVVRGLWRLVASLGTMPDPVGGVVPGAPLPDARAYREQTERILTEIATGDGGVVLGRAAAMVLRGRADALHVRLDGPRDRRLAAAVARSGRPRDEVAREMAAVDRGREAYVRHFYRCDPAAAGNYHLVVDTTALPLETCVELVVAAARGRGLGGR; encoded by the coding sequence GTGACGATCTCGGCCCCTTACGGTGCGGCGGGCGCGGAGATCGCCCCGGCGGTCGCCGAGCGGCTGCGGCTGCCGTTCCACGACCGGGCGATCCCCGCCCAGGTGGCCGGGCGGCTGGGCGTGCCGGTGGCCGAGGCGGAGGCCAACGACGAGACCGTCGTCCGCGGGCTGTGGCGGCTGGTCGCCTCGCTGGGGACGATGCCCGACCCGGTGGGTGGCGTCGTGCCGGGCGCACCGCTTCCCGACGCCCGGGCCTACCGGGAGCAGACCGAGCGGATCCTCACCGAGATCGCCACGGGGGACGGCGGTGTGGTGCTGGGGCGGGCTGCGGCGATGGTGCTGCGGGGCCGGGCCGATGCCCTCCACGTGCGGCTCGACGGCCCGCGCGACCGGCGCCTGGCCGCGGCGGTGGCGCGGTCGGGCCGCCCCCGCGACGAGGTCGCACGGGAGATGGCGGCGGTCGACCGGGGGCGGGAGGCATACGTGCGGCACTTCTACCGCTGCGACCCCGCGGCGGCCGGGAACTACCACCTCGTCGTGGACACCACGGCGCTGCCGCTGGAGACCTGCGTCGAGCTGGTCGTCGCCGCCGCACGCGGGCGCGGCCTCGGCGGTCGATGA
- a CDS encoding D-alanine--D-alanine ligase family protein, producing the protein MSGVGGKVRVAVVFGGRSEEHAISCVSASSVMAALDPERYEVVPVGIARDGRWVLPAADQRLTITDGVLPEVTGGTAVSLVGDPEARGLAVLEPGAAVGRALTEVDVVFPVLHGTFGEDGTVQGLLEMTGLPYVGSGVFASAASMDKEFTKKLLAAAGLPQGEHVVLRDSHGAVCAEPSVLDEAGRDRLGLPVFVKPARAGSSIGISKVTDWAQFPAAVAAAAAVDPKVIVEAAVPGREIECGVLAARGSGLPEASLPAEIRLRPGVDWYDFAAKYLDDAAEFDIPAELSPEQVAAVQDAARRAYLALDCRGLARVDFFLGTGPDGSDRLVINEVNTMPGFTPISMFARMWASTGVDFAALVDRLVTGALTGGPRPAR; encoded by the coding sequence ATGAGCGGCGTGGGCGGCAAGGTGCGTGTGGCGGTCGTGTTCGGGGGCCGCAGCGAGGAGCACGCGATCTCCTGCGTCTCCGCGAGCAGCGTGATGGCCGCGCTCGATCCCGAGCGGTACGAGGTGGTGCCCGTCGGCATCGCCCGCGACGGCCGCTGGGTGCTGCCCGCGGCCGATCAGCGGCTGACGATCACCGACGGCGTCCTGCCCGAGGTGACCGGTGGCACGGCGGTCTCGCTGGTCGGCGATCCCGAGGCCCGCGGGCTGGCCGTCCTGGAGCCGGGCGCGGCGGTCGGGCGGGCGCTCACCGAGGTCGACGTCGTCTTCCCCGTGCTGCACGGCACGTTCGGCGAGGACGGCACGGTCCAGGGGCTGCTGGAGATGACCGGGCTGCCCTACGTGGGGTCGGGCGTGTTCGCCAGCGCGGCGTCCATGGACAAGGAGTTCACCAAGAAGCTGCTGGCCGCCGCGGGCCTGCCGCAGGGGGAGCACGTCGTCCTGCGCGACTCGCACGGCGCGGTGTGCGCCGAGCCGTCGGTCCTCGACGAGGCCGGGCGGGACCGCCTCGGGCTGCCGGTCTTCGTCAAGCCGGCGCGTGCCGGCTCCAGCATCGGCATCAGCAAGGTCACCGACTGGGCGCAGTTCCCCGCGGCCGTCGCCGCGGCCGCCGCGGTCGATCCGAAGGTGATCGTGGAGGCGGCCGTCCCCGGCCGGGAGATCGAGTGCGGTGTCCTGGCCGCCCGCGGGTCCGGTCTCCCGGAGGCGAGCCTGCCCGCCGAGATCCGGCTGCGGCCCGGCGTCGACTGGTACGACTTCGCGGCCAAGTACCTCGACGACGCCGCGGAGTTCGACATCCCCGCCGAGCTCTCCCCGGAGCAGGTGGCCGCCGTCCAGGACGCCGCCCGCCGGGCCTACCTGGCGCTGGACTGCCGCGGGCTCGCCCGGGTCGACTTCTTCCTCGGCACCGGCCCGGACGGGTCGGACCGGCTGGTGATCAACGAGGTGAACACCATGCCGGGGTTCACCCCGATCTCGATGTTCGCGCGCATGTGGGCGTCCACGGGCGTCGACTTCGCCGCGCTGGTGGACCGGCTGGTGACCGGCGCCCTCACCGGCGGTCCGCGGCCGGCCCGGTGA
- a CDS encoding CDP-alcohol phosphatidyltransferase family protein has translation MHDDPAHQTAPGTARTTDGPGHSRGLRLAGAAVHLYTASGSVLGLLLVLAAFDGAVETALWLILATLFIDGTDGMLARRFRVKETIPWFDGARMDDIVDYLTYVFAPIVLLWTTDRIPGGALGWVLAALPLLASCYQFCRIDAKTEDHYFLGFPSYWNVVAFYAIVLDVGTTGVGIALAVLTVLVFIPVKYVYPSRTKLLRGLNLGLATVWLVTFAVLIVQYPDPHPLVVALSLVYLVYYFGVSIWLTVAGSRRRSASAEGVERAG, from the coding sequence GTGCACGACGACCCAGCCCACCAGACCGCACCCGGGACGGCGCGCACCACGGACGGGCCCGGGCACTCCCGAGGACTGCGCCTGGCCGGAGCGGCGGTGCACCTGTACACGGCCAGCGGCTCGGTGCTCGGCCTGCTCCTCGTCCTCGCGGCCTTCGACGGCGCCGTCGAGACCGCCCTGTGGCTCATCCTCGCGACGCTGTTCATCGACGGCACCGACGGGATGCTGGCCCGGCGGTTCCGGGTCAAGGAGACGATCCCCTGGTTCGACGGCGCCCGGATGGACGACATCGTCGACTACCTGACCTACGTCTTCGCCCCGATCGTGCTGCTCTGGACGACCGACCGGATCCCCGGCGGCGCCCTCGGCTGGGTCCTGGCCGCGCTCCCCCTGCTGGCGTCCTGCTACCAGTTCTGCCGGATCGACGCGAAGACCGAGGACCACTACTTCCTCGGCTTCCCGAGCTACTGGAACGTCGTGGCCTTCTACGCGATCGTCCTGGACGTCGGCACCACCGGCGTCGGCATCGCGCTCGCCGTCCTGACCGTGCTGGTGTTCATCCCGGTCAAGTACGTCTACCCGTCGCGCACCAAGCTGCTGCGCGGCCTGAACCTCGGGCTGGCCACCGTGTGGCTGGTCACCTTCGCGGTGCTGATCGTCCAGTACCCCGACCCGCACCCGCTGGTCGTCGCGCTGAGCCTGGTGTACCTCGTCTACTACTTCGGCGTGAGCATCTGGCTGACCGTGGCCGGCAGCCGCCGCCGGTCCGCGTCAGCCGAGGGCGTCGAGCGCGCGGGATAG
- a CDS encoding thiamine-phosphate kinase, whose protein sequence is MSRPRPLVPRGDPADSVRVVGEFGVIARVLARSGTATAAEVGPGDDAAVLRTPDRRVVVTVDVLVEGRHFRRDWSSAEDVGHKAAAANLADVAAMGATTTALVVGLACPPDTLTSWLEGVAAGLAAECAPLGAAVVGGDTVAAAPDSAGVVLSVTALGDLDGRAPVLRSGARPGDVVALAGRLGWSAAGFAVLRRGFSSPLAVVSAHRRPTPPYAAGPAAADAGATAMCDVSDGLVADARHIATDSGVVIDLDRAALERACLEPVGPLQQVASALGTDPMAWVLSGGEDHALLATFPASASLPDGWTVVGTVRAGNGKPGVRVSGEDAETALHGVGARTAGHVHFG, encoded by the coding sequence ATGAGCCGACCCCGCCCGCTGGTCCCGCGTGGTGATCCGGCCGACAGCGTCCGGGTCGTCGGCGAGTTCGGCGTGATCGCCCGGGTGCTCGCCCGCTCGGGCACGGCGACCGCGGCGGAGGTGGGCCCCGGCGACGACGCCGCCGTCCTCCGGACCCCGGACCGGCGGGTCGTCGTGACCGTCGACGTGCTGGTGGAGGGCCGGCACTTCCGGCGGGACTGGTCGTCCGCGGAGGACGTCGGGCACAAGGCGGCGGCGGCGAACCTGGCCGACGTCGCGGCGATGGGCGCCACGACGACCGCGCTCGTGGTCGGGCTGGCCTGCCCGCCCGACACGCTCACGAGCTGGCTGGAAGGGGTGGCTGCCGGGCTGGCCGCCGAGTGCGCCCCGCTGGGGGCCGCCGTCGTCGGCGGGGACACCGTGGCGGCCGCGCCCGACAGCGCCGGCGTCGTCCTGTCGGTCACGGCGCTGGGCGACCTGGACGGGCGGGCGCCGGTGCTGCGCTCCGGTGCGCGGCCGGGCGACGTCGTCGCGCTCGCCGGGCGCCTGGGCTGGTCGGCGGCGGGGTTCGCCGTGCTGCGCCGCGGATTCTCCAGCCCGCTGGCCGTGGTGTCGGCGCACCGCCGGCCCACCCCGCCGTACGCGGCGGGGCCGGCAGCCGCGGACGCGGGCGCGACCGCGATGTGCGACGTGAGCGACGGCCTGGTCGCCGACGCCCGGCACATCGCGACCGACAGCGGCGTGGTGATCGACCTGGACCGCGCCGCGCTGGAGCGGGCCTGCCTGGAGCCGGTGGGCCCGCTGCAGCAGGTCGCCTCGGCGCTGGGCACCGATCCGATGGCCTGGGTGCTCAGCGGTGGGGAGGATCACGCCCTGCTGGCGACGTTCCCGGCATCGGCGTCCCTGCCGGACGGGTGGACGGTGGTCGGCACCGTCCGGGCCGGGAACGGGAAGCCCGGGGTGCGGGTGAGCGGCGAGGACGCGGAGACGGCGCTGCACGGCGTCGGGGCGAGGACGGCGGGTCATGTCCACTTCGGCTGA
- a CDS encoding GNAT family N-acetyltransferase, with protein sequence MSTSAERVLGDGAAVRLRPVPYDDPLAQTLVEAVQQEYVTRYGGRDSAVVDPAEFSPPDGLFLAAEVDGVAAGCGAWRVYPPGGVEIKRVYVAPGFRRRGLAQVLMAELESTAARAGHRSVVLNTGRKQLEAVALYAQLGYRPVPGYGVYACSPDAVFLGKELSAAADEGEATWVS encoded by the coding sequence ATGTCCACTTCGGCTGAGCGGGTGCTCGGGGACGGCGCCGCGGTACGGCTGCGGCCGGTTCCCTACGACGACCCCCTGGCGCAGACCCTGGTCGAGGCGGTGCAGCAGGAGTACGTCACCCGGTACGGCGGCCGGGACTCCGCCGTGGTGGACCCGGCGGAGTTCTCCCCGCCGGACGGGCTGTTCCTGGCCGCGGAGGTCGACGGCGTCGCCGCGGGGTGCGGGGCCTGGCGGGTCTACCCGCCCGGGGGTGTGGAGATCAAGCGGGTCTACGTGGCGCCGGGCTTCCGGCGGCGGGGGCTCGCGCAGGTGCTGATGGCGGAGCTGGAGTCGACGGCCGCCCGGGCGGGCCACCGGTCGGTGGTGCTCAACACCGGCCGGAAGCAGCTCGAGGCCGTCGCGCTGTACGCGCAGCTGGGCTACCGGCCGGTGCCGGGGTACGGCGTCTACGCGTGCTCCCCGGATGCCGTGTTCCTCGGCAAGGAGCTGTCCGCCGCGGCGGACGAGGGGGAGGCGACGTGGGTGTCGTGA
- a CDS encoding DUF3515 domain-containing protein — MDPLRRAALLVTVLTVPVVIALVVMVNVLGDRAADRSAAPAVVDGAEPVRPEDLPVLELATPPVTAEAEAHCPALMANLPLELAGETSRRVQSDTPYVYAWGDPPVVLTCGVERPAGWTVGASAIQINGVQWHVDTSDPEATVWTAVDRPVYVEMRLPAGVDSAPVTALTVPLAEALPYREPDPGP, encoded by the coding sequence GTGGACCCGCTCCGCCGGGCCGCGCTGCTGGTGACGGTCCTCACCGTTCCGGTGGTGATCGCGCTCGTCGTCATGGTCAACGTGCTCGGCGACCGGGCCGCCGACCGGTCGGCCGCTCCCGCCGTCGTCGACGGCGCCGAACCCGTCCGCCCCGAGGACCTGCCCGTGCTGGAGCTGGCCACCCCGCCGGTCACCGCGGAGGCGGAGGCGCACTGCCCGGCCCTCATGGCGAACCTCCCGCTGGAGCTGGCCGGGGAGACCTCCCGGCGGGTGCAGTCCGACACCCCGTACGTGTACGCGTGGGGCGACCCACCCGTCGTGCTGACCTGCGGCGTCGAGCGCCCCGCCGGCTGGACCGTCGGTGCGTCGGCGATCCAGATCAACGGCGTGCAGTGGCACGTCGACACCAGCGATCCCGAGGCCACGGTGTGGACGGCGGTGGACCGCCCCGTCTACGTCGAGATGCGCCTCCCGGCGGGGGTCGACAGCGCTCCGGTCACCGCCCTCACCGTGCCGCTGGCCGAGGCCCTGCCGTACCGGGAGCCCGACCCCGGCCCCTGA
- a CDS encoding Lrp/AsnC ligand binding domain-containing protein: MVHAYILIQTEVGKAAQVASTISEISGVTRAEDVTGPYDVIVRAEAETVDELGRLVVARVQSVDGITRTLTCPVVNI, translated from the coding sequence GTGGTCCACGCCTACATCCTCATCCAGACCGAAGTCGGCAAGGCCGCCCAGGTCGCCTCGACCATCAGCGAGATCAGCGGCGTCACCAGGGCCGAGGACGTCACCGGCCCGTACGACGTGATCGTCCGCGCCGAGGCCGAGACCGTCGACGAGCTCGGCCGGCTGGTCGTGGCGCGCGTGCAGTCGGTCGACGGCATCACCCGCACGCTGACCTGCCCGGTCGTCAACATCTGA